Proteins encoded in a region of the Pieris brassicae chromosome 3, ilPieBrab1.1, whole genome shotgun sequence genome:
- the LOC123706756 gene encoding zinc finger RNA-binding protein isoform X5 → MMAANNYFGFTHGGTQYGAATAGAAYGGQTGYAVAPAATAATYGTQRAAATGYDTAYQAAAATQAAAHAHAHAAAAAASAYDASKSAYYQQAAAAYPTAAPQPQPAYDATAKPTYSTPATYAQNNIIIQGGGRAGGGAKAAYGGVYTATTAAATYPAQPYTAPAAQQAKPATNRGTSAYDTALYNAATMYVAQQNKTAANPGWKNYNKSGVGAGQPRRPKPPPKAQQLHYCDVCRISCAGPQTYKEHLEGQKHKKKEAAAKAGGGGGGGAGGRGSGGAALRCELCDVTCTGADAYAAHVRGIKHQKVVKLHTMLGKPIPSTEPTKLSSDKAEERDEDDGEEVQPVGQDYIEEIRGDDGKPHSFNCKLCDCKFNDPNAKEMHMKGRRHRLQYKKKVQPDLEVKVKPSMHQRKLAEAKAQRMLVRDEMWARRRMHEGMEDEERAYWEGGAEAWWARGPLPPHMHHHHHGMGMGMGFASMGRRPETSDDRHVVARHAEIYPEEQELQQIQRVVSHTEKALKSLSDALADQALAKGSAKPSPKVEDKKDEKPEGKEDGRDNQLFSFMGEGEGGGGGESGAGPSSAPSRALKGVMRVGLLAKGLLLRGDRDVRLVVLCHDRPTVTLLKRVAADLPGHLQRVKTPGDEAKHKVELLPAEGAVQVSEGAVHVLVSLTSAVMREPAEGGDAKRDDKDVLPRQKCLDALAALRHAKWFQARAASLQSCVIIIRIMRDLCRRIPNWTPLNPYAMELLVSGVMQSAGTALSPGEALRRVMEAVAGGLLLEHGPGLRDPCEKELVDALGNLAPQQREDLTASAQQFLRQIAFRQIHKVLDMEPLPKVKAGGAGAGAGSAAWKFPRKRRRSNTDADHDTPNGEGKIVKTEEAKAEPADRQQPVKK, encoded by the exons ATGATGGCAGCAAATAACTATTTTGGGTTTACCCATGGAGGTACCCAATATGG CGCGGCAACGGCCGGTGCCGCTTACGGTGGACAAACTGGGTACGCCGTGGCGCCGGCTGCGACAGCCGCGACGTACGGAACTCAGCGTGCCGCAGCAACTGGCTACGACACGGCTTATCAGGCCGCAGCCGCCACTCAGG CAGCGGCTCACGCACACGCACACGCCGCTGCGGCCGCAGCTTCGGCGTACGACGCCAGCAAGAGCGCCTACTACCAGCAGGCGGCGGCCGCCTATCCCACGGCAGCGCCGCAGCCCCAGCCCGCTTACGACGCCACGGCCAAGCCTACATATTCTACTCCTGCTACTTACGCACAG AACAACATAATAATCCAGGGCGGAGGACGCGCCGGCGGCGGCGCGAAGGCGGCTTACGGAGGCGTCTACACGGCCACCACGGCCGCCGCCACTTACCCTGCGCAGCCGTACACGGCGCCAGCTGCGCAGCAGGCCAAGC CGGCGACTAACAGGGGCACCTCTGCTTATGATACAGCGCTGTACAACGCGGCCACCATGTACGTCGCGCAGCAGAACAAGACGGCCGCCAACCC GGGTTGGAAGAACTACAACAAGAGCGGAGTGGGAGCGGGTCAGCCCAGACGGCCCAAGCCACCGCCGAAGGCGCAACAGCTGCACTACTGCGACGTGTGTAGGATCTCGTGTGCCGGACCGCAG ACGTACAAAGAGCACCTGGAAGGCCAGAAGCACAAGAAGAAGGAAGCGGCGGCGAAGGCCGGCGGCGGAGGCGGGGGCGGAGCCGGCGGCCGCGGTTCGGGCGGAGCGGCGCTGCGCTGCGAACTGTGCGACGTCACGTGCACGGGAGCGGACGCGTACGCCGCGCACGTGAGAGGCATCAAGCACCAGAAGGTGGTGAAACTGCACACTATGCTGGGCAAGCCCATTCCCTCCACCGAGCCGACCAAGCTCTCCTCGG ACAAGGCCGAGGAGCGCGACGAGGACGACGGCGAAGAGGTGCAGCCCGTGGGGCAGGACTACATCGAGGAGATCCGCGGGGACGACGGCAAGCCGCACAGCTTCAACTGCAAGCTCTGCGACTGCAAGTTCAACGACCCCAACGCCAAGGAGATGCACATGAAGGGCCGGCGCCACCGCCTGCAGTACAAGAAGAAG GTGCAACCGGACCTGGAGGTGAAGGTGAAGCCCTCGATGCACCAACGGAAGCTGGCCGAGGCCAAGGCCCAGCGTATGCTCGTCAGAGACGAAATGTGGGCCCGACGTCGGATGCACGAG GGCATGGAAGACGAGGAGCGCGCCTACTGGGAGGGCGGAGCCGAGGCGTGGTGGGCGCGAGGCCCGCTGCCGCCCCACATGCACCATCACCATCAC GGAATGGGCATGGGCATGGGTTTCGCGAGCATGGGCCGTCGCCCCGAGACCTCCGACGACCGCCACGTGGTCGCCCGCCACGCCGAGATCTATCCCGAGGAACAGGAGCTGCAGCAGATACAGCGGGTGGTGTCGCACACGGAGAAGGCGCTCAAGTCTCTCTCGGACGCCCTCGCCGACCAGGCGCTCGCGAAG GGTTCCGCCAAACCGTCTCCGAAAGTCGAGGACAAGAAGGATGAGAAACCTGAAGGAAAAGAAGACGGCCGCGACAATCAATT GTTCTCGTTCATGGGCGAAGGAGAAGGCGGCGGCGGCGGCGAGAGCGGCGCGGGCCCCTCGAGTGCGCCGAGTCGGGCCCTGAAGGGCGTGATGCGCGTGGGGCTGCTGGCCAAGGGCCTGCTGCTGCGGGGCGACAGGGACGTGCGCCTGGTGGTGCTCTGCCACGACAGGCCCACCGTCACTCTGCTCAAGCGCGTCGCCGCAGACCTGCCCGGGCACCTGCAGAGGGTCAAG ACGCCGGGCGACGAGGCCAAGCACAAGGTGGAGCTGCTGCCGGCCGAGGGCGCCGTGCAGGTGTCGGAGGGCGCCGTGCACGTGCTCGTGAGCCTGACGTCGGCCGTGATGCGGGAGCCCGCCG AGGGCGGCGACGCCAAGCGAGACGACAAGGACGTGCTCCCGCGCCAGAAGTGCTTGGATGCGTTGGCCGCCCTTCGGCACGCCAAGTGGTTCCAG GCTAGAGCGGCCAGTTTGCAGTCTTGCGTCATCATCATCCGCATCATGCGCGACCTCTGCCGCCGGATTCCCAACTGGACGCCGCTCAATCCCTAC GCGATGGAGCTGCTGGTGTCGGGCGTCATGCAGTCGGCGGGCACCGCGCTGTCCCCGGGGGAGGCGCTCCGTCGCGTCATGGAAGCCGTGGCCGGAGGCCTGCTGCTGGAACACGGGCCCGGTCTGAGAGATCCTTGCGAGAAGGAGCTCGTC GACGCCCTCGGTAACCTGGCGCCGCAGCAGCGCGAAGATTTGACGGCTTCCGCGCAGCAGTTCCTCAGGCAGATCGCCTTCAGACAGATACACAAG GTGCTGGACATGGAGCCGCTGCCCAAGGTGAAGGCGGGCGGAGCGGGCGCCGGCGCGGGGAGCGCGGCGTGGAAATTTCCGCGTAAGCGCAGGCGCTCCAACACCGACGCCGATCACGACACGCCCAACG GCGAGGGCAAAATAGTCAAGACGGAGGAGGCGAAGGCCGAGCCGGCGGACAGGCAGCAGCCCGTCAAGAAGTAG
- the LOC123706756 gene encoding zinc finger RNA-binding protein isoform X1: protein MMAANNYFGFTHGGTQYGAATAGAAYGGQTGYAVAPAATAATYGTQRAAATGYDTAYQAAAATQAAAHAHAHAAAAAASAYDASKSAYYQQAAAAYPTAAPQPQPAYDATAKPTYSTPATYAQNNIIIQGGGRAGGGAKAAYGGVYTATTAAATYPAQPYTAPAAQQAKPATNRGTSAYDTALYNAATMYVAQQNKTAANPGWKNYNKSGVGAGQPRRPKPPPKAQQLHYCDVCRISCAGPQTYKEHLEGQKHKKKEAAAKAGGGGGGGAGGRGSGGAALRCELCDVTCTGADAYAAHVRGIKHQKVVKLHTMLGKPIPSTEPTKLSSASNAIGGAAKIAFVARGGLSSVTVGAPADKAEERDEDDGEEVQPVGQDYIEEIRGDDGKPHSFNCKLCDCKFNDPNAKEMHMKGRRHRLQYKKKVQPDLEVKVKPSMHQRKLAEAKAQRMLVRDEMWARRRMHEGMEDEERAYWEGGAEAWWARGPLPPHMHHHHHGMGMGMGFASMGRRPETSDDRHVVARHAEIYPEEQELQQIQRVVSHTEKALKSLSDALADQALAKGSAKPSPKVEDKKDEKPEGKEDGRDNQLFSFMGEGEGGGGGESGAGPSSAPSRALKGVMRVGLLAKGLLLRGDRDVRLVVLCHDRPTVTLLKRVAADLPGHLQRVKTPGDEAKHKVELLPAEGAVQVSEGAVHVLVSLTSAVMREPAEGGDAKRDDKDVLPRQKCLDALAALRHAKWFQARAASLQSCVIIIRIMRDLCRRIPNWTPLNPYAMELLVSGVMQSAGTALSPGEALRRVMEAVAGGLLLEHGPGLRDPCEKELVDALGNLAPQQREDLTASAQQFLRQIAFRQIHKVLDMEPLPKVKAGGAGAGAGSAAWKFPRKRRRSNTDADHDTPNGEGKIVKTEEAKAEPADRQQPVKK, encoded by the exons ATGATGGCAGCAAATAACTATTTTGGGTTTACCCATGGAGGTACCCAATATGG CGCGGCAACGGCCGGTGCCGCTTACGGTGGACAAACTGGGTACGCCGTGGCGCCGGCTGCGACAGCCGCGACGTACGGAACTCAGCGTGCCGCAGCAACTGGCTACGACACGGCTTATCAGGCCGCAGCCGCCACTCAGG CAGCGGCTCACGCACACGCACACGCCGCTGCGGCCGCAGCTTCGGCGTACGACGCCAGCAAGAGCGCCTACTACCAGCAGGCGGCGGCCGCCTATCCCACGGCAGCGCCGCAGCCCCAGCCCGCTTACGACGCCACGGCCAAGCCTACATATTCTACTCCTGCTACTTACGCACAG AACAACATAATAATCCAGGGCGGAGGACGCGCCGGCGGCGGCGCGAAGGCGGCTTACGGAGGCGTCTACACGGCCACCACGGCCGCCGCCACTTACCCTGCGCAGCCGTACACGGCGCCAGCTGCGCAGCAGGCCAAGC CGGCGACTAACAGGGGCACCTCTGCTTATGATACAGCGCTGTACAACGCGGCCACCATGTACGTCGCGCAGCAGAACAAGACGGCCGCCAACCC GGGTTGGAAGAACTACAACAAGAGCGGAGTGGGAGCGGGTCAGCCCAGACGGCCCAAGCCACCGCCGAAGGCGCAACAGCTGCACTACTGCGACGTGTGTAGGATCTCGTGTGCCGGACCGCAG ACGTACAAAGAGCACCTGGAAGGCCAGAAGCACAAGAAGAAGGAAGCGGCGGCGAAGGCCGGCGGCGGAGGCGGGGGCGGAGCCGGCGGCCGCGGTTCGGGCGGAGCGGCGCTGCGCTGCGAACTGTGCGACGTCACGTGCACGGGAGCGGACGCGTACGCCGCGCACGTGAGAGGCATCAAGCACCAGAAGGTGGTGAAACTGCACACTATGCTGGGCAAGCCCATTCCCTCCACCGAGCCGACCAAGCTCTCCTCGG CGAGCAACGCCATCGGCGGCGCGGCCAAGATCGCGTTCGTCGCTCGCGGCGGACTCAGCTCGGTGACGGTGGGTGCCCCCGCAGACAAGGCCGAGGAGCGCGACGAGGACGACGGCGAAGAGGTGCAGCCCGTGGGGCAGGACTACATCGAGGAGATCCGCGGGGACGACGGCAAGCCGCACAGCTTCAACTGCAAGCTCTGCGACTGCAAGTTCAACGACCCCAACGCCAAGGAGATGCACATGAAGGGCCGGCGCCACCGCCTGCAGTACAAGAAGAAG GTGCAACCGGACCTGGAGGTGAAGGTGAAGCCCTCGATGCACCAACGGAAGCTGGCCGAGGCCAAGGCCCAGCGTATGCTCGTCAGAGACGAAATGTGGGCCCGACGTCGGATGCACGAG GGCATGGAAGACGAGGAGCGCGCCTACTGGGAGGGCGGAGCCGAGGCGTGGTGGGCGCGAGGCCCGCTGCCGCCCCACATGCACCATCACCATCAC GGAATGGGCATGGGCATGGGTTTCGCGAGCATGGGCCGTCGCCCCGAGACCTCCGACGACCGCCACGTGGTCGCCCGCCACGCCGAGATCTATCCCGAGGAACAGGAGCTGCAGCAGATACAGCGGGTGGTGTCGCACACGGAGAAGGCGCTCAAGTCTCTCTCGGACGCCCTCGCCGACCAGGCGCTCGCGAAG GGTTCCGCCAAACCGTCTCCGAAAGTCGAGGACAAGAAGGATGAGAAACCTGAAGGAAAAGAAGACGGCCGCGACAATCAATT GTTCTCGTTCATGGGCGAAGGAGAAGGCGGCGGCGGCGGCGAGAGCGGCGCGGGCCCCTCGAGTGCGCCGAGTCGGGCCCTGAAGGGCGTGATGCGCGTGGGGCTGCTGGCCAAGGGCCTGCTGCTGCGGGGCGACAGGGACGTGCGCCTGGTGGTGCTCTGCCACGACAGGCCCACCGTCACTCTGCTCAAGCGCGTCGCCGCAGACCTGCCCGGGCACCTGCAGAGGGTCAAG ACGCCGGGCGACGAGGCCAAGCACAAGGTGGAGCTGCTGCCGGCCGAGGGCGCCGTGCAGGTGTCGGAGGGCGCCGTGCACGTGCTCGTGAGCCTGACGTCGGCCGTGATGCGGGAGCCCGCCG AGGGCGGCGACGCCAAGCGAGACGACAAGGACGTGCTCCCGCGCCAGAAGTGCTTGGATGCGTTGGCCGCCCTTCGGCACGCCAAGTGGTTCCAG GCTAGAGCGGCCAGTTTGCAGTCTTGCGTCATCATCATCCGCATCATGCGCGACCTCTGCCGCCGGATTCCCAACTGGACGCCGCTCAATCCCTAC GCGATGGAGCTGCTGGTGTCGGGCGTCATGCAGTCGGCGGGCACCGCGCTGTCCCCGGGGGAGGCGCTCCGTCGCGTCATGGAAGCCGTGGCCGGAGGCCTGCTGCTGGAACACGGGCCCGGTCTGAGAGATCCTTGCGAGAAGGAGCTCGTC GACGCCCTCGGTAACCTGGCGCCGCAGCAGCGCGAAGATTTGACGGCTTCCGCGCAGCAGTTCCTCAGGCAGATCGCCTTCAGACAGATACACAAG GTGCTGGACATGGAGCCGCTGCCCAAGGTGAAGGCGGGCGGAGCGGGCGCCGGCGCGGGGAGCGCGGCGTGGAAATTTCCGCGTAAGCGCAGGCGCTCCAACACCGACGCCGATCACGACACGCCCAACG GCGAGGGCAAAATAGTCAAGACGGAGGAGGCGAAGGCCGAGCCGGCGGACAGGCAGCAGCCCGTCAAGAAGTAG
- the LOC123706756 gene encoding zinc finger RNA-binding protein isoform X4, protein MMAANNYFGFTHGGTQYGAATAGAAYGGQTGYAVAPAATAATYGTQRAAATGYDTAYQAAAATQAAAHAHAHAAAAAASAYDASKSAYYQQAAAAYPTAAPQPQPAYDATAKPTYSTPATYAQNNIIIQGGGRAGGGAKAAYGGVYTATTAAATYPAQPYTAPAAQQAKPLYNAATMYVAQQNKTAANPGWKNYNKSGVGAGQPRRPKPPPKAQQLHYCDVCRISCAGPQTYKEHLEGQKHKKKEAAAKAGGGGGGGAGGRGSGGAALRCELCDVTCTGADAYAAHVRGIKHQKVVKLHTMLGKPIPSTEPTKLSSASNAIGGAAKIAFVARGGLSSVTVGAPADKAEERDEDDGEEVQPVGQDYIEEIRGDDGKPHSFNCKLCDCKFNDPNAKEMHMKGRRHRLQYKKKVQPDLEVKVKPSMHQRKLAEAKAQRMLVRDEMWARRRMHEGMEDEERAYWEGGAEAWWARGPLPPHMHHHHHGMGMGMGFASMGRRPETSDDRHVVARHAEIYPEEQELQQIQRVVSHTEKALKSLSDALADQALAKGSAKPSPKVEDKKDEKPEGKEDGRDNQLFSFMGEGEGGGGGESGAGPSSAPSRALKGVMRVGLLAKGLLLRGDRDVRLVVLCHDRPTVTLLKRVAADLPGHLQRVKTPGDEAKHKVELLPAEGAVQVSEGAVHVLVSLTSAVMREPAEGGDAKRDDKDVLPRQKCLDALAALRHAKWFQARAASLQSCVIIIRIMRDLCRRIPNWTPLNPYAMELLVSGVMQSAGTALSPGEALRRVMEAVAGGLLLEHGPGLRDPCEKELVDALGNLAPQQREDLTASAQQFLRQIAFRQIHKVLDMEPLPKVKAGGAGAGAGSAAWKFPRKRRRSNTDADHDTPNGEGKIVKTEEAKAEPADRQQPVKK, encoded by the exons ATGATGGCAGCAAATAACTATTTTGGGTTTACCCATGGAGGTACCCAATATGG CGCGGCAACGGCCGGTGCCGCTTACGGTGGACAAACTGGGTACGCCGTGGCGCCGGCTGCGACAGCCGCGACGTACGGAACTCAGCGTGCCGCAGCAACTGGCTACGACACGGCTTATCAGGCCGCAGCCGCCACTCAGG CAGCGGCTCACGCACACGCACACGCCGCTGCGGCCGCAGCTTCGGCGTACGACGCCAGCAAGAGCGCCTACTACCAGCAGGCGGCGGCCGCCTATCCCACGGCAGCGCCGCAGCCCCAGCCCGCTTACGACGCCACGGCCAAGCCTACATATTCTACTCCTGCTACTTACGCACAG AACAACATAATAATCCAGGGCGGAGGACGCGCCGGCGGCGGCGCGAAGGCGGCTTACGGAGGCGTCTACACGGCCACCACGGCCGCCGCCACTTACCCTGCGCAGCCGTACACGGCGCCAGCTGCGCAGCAGGCCAAGC CGCTGTACAACGCGGCCACCATGTACGTCGCGCAGCAGAACAAGACGGCCGCCAACCC GGGTTGGAAGAACTACAACAAGAGCGGAGTGGGAGCGGGTCAGCCCAGACGGCCCAAGCCACCGCCGAAGGCGCAACAGCTGCACTACTGCGACGTGTGTAGGATCTCGTGTGCCGGACCGCAG ACGTACAAAGAGCACCTGGAAGGCCAGAAGCACAAGAAGAAGGAAGCGGCGGCGAAGGCCGGCGGCGGAGGCGGGGGCGGAGCCGGCGGCCGCGGTTCGGGCGGAGCGGCGCTGCGCTGCGAACTGTGCGACGTCACGTGCACGGGAGCGGACGCGTACGCCGCGCACGTGAGAGGCATCAAGCACCAGAAGGTGGTGAAACTGCACACTATGCTGGGCAAGCCCATTCCCTCCACCGAGCCGACCAAGCTCTCCTCGG CGAGCAACGCCATCGGCGGCGCGGCCAAGATCGCGTTCGTCGCTCGCGGCGGACTCAGCTCGGTGACGGTGGGTGCCCCCGCAGACAAGGCCGAGGAGCGCGACGAGGACGACGGCGAAGAGGTGCAGCCCGTGGGGCAGGACTACATCGAGGAGATCCGCGGGGACGACGGCAAGCCGCACAGCTTCAACTGCAAGCTCTGCGACTGCAAGTTCAACGACCCCAACGCCAAGGAGATGCACATGAAGGGCCGGCGCCACCGCCTGCAGTACAAGAAGAAG GTGCAACCGGACCTGGAGGTGAAGGTGAAGCCCTCGATGCACCAACGGAAGCTGGCCGAGGCCAAGGCCCAGCGTATGCTCGTCAGAGACGAAATGTGGGCCCGACGTCGGATGCACGAG GGCATGGAAGACGAGGAGCGCGCCTACTGGGAGGGCGGAGCCGAGGCGTGGTGGGCGCGAGGCCCGCTGCCGCCCCACATGCACCATCACCATCAC GGAATGGGCATGGGCATGGGTTTCGCGAGCATGGGCCGTCGCCCCGAGACCTCCGACGACCGCCACGTGGTCGCCCGCCACGCCGAGATCTATCCCGAGGAACAGGAGCTGCAGCAGATACAGCGGGTGGTGTCGCACACGGAGAAGGCGCTCAAGTCTCTCTCGGACGCCCTCGCCGACCAGGCGCTCGCGAAG GGTTCCGCCAAACCGTCTCCGAAAGTCGAGGACAAGAAGGATGAGAAACCTGAAGGAAAAGAAGACGGCCGCGACAATCAATT GTTCTCGTTCATGGGCGAAGGAGAAGGCGGCGGCGGCGGCGAGAGCGGCGCGGGCCCCTCGAGTGCGCCGAGTCGGGCCCTGAAGGGCGTGATGCGCGTGGGGCTGCTGGCCAAGGGCCTGCTGCTGCGGGGCGACAGGGACGTGCGCCTGGTGGTGCTCTGCCACGACAGGCCCACCGTCACTCTGCTCAAGCGCGTCGCCGCAGACCTGCCCGGGCACCTGCAGAGGGTCAAG ACGCCGGGCGACGAGGCCAAGCACAAGGTGGAGCTGCTGCCGGCCGAGGGCGCCGTGCAGGTGTCGGAGGGCGCCGTGCACGTGCTCGTGAGCCTGACGTCGGCCGTGATGCGGGAGCCCGCCG AGGGCGGCGACGCCAAGCGAGACGACAAGGACGTGCTCCCGCGCCAGAAGTGCTTGGATGCGTTGGCCGCCCTTCGGCACGCCAAGTGGTTCCAG GCTAGAGCGGCCAGTTTGCAGTCTTGCGTCATCATCATCCGCATCATGCGCGACCTCTGCCGCCGGATTCCCAACTGGACGCCGCTCAATCCCTAC GCGATGGAGCTGCTGGTGTCGGGCGTCATGCAGTCGGCGGGCACCGCGCTGTCCCCGGGGGAGGCGCTCCGTCGCGTCATGGAAGCCGTGGCCGGAGGCCTGCTGCTGGAACACGGGCCCGGTCTGAGAGATCCTTGCGAGAAGGAGCTCGTC GACGCCCTCGGTAACCTGGCGCCGCAGCAGCGCGAAGATTTGACGGCTTCCGCGCAGCAGTTCCTCAGGCAGATCGCCTTCAGACAGATACACAAG GTGCTGGACATGGAGCCGCTGCCCAAGGTGAAGGCGGGCGGAGCGGGCGCCGGCGCGGGGAGCGCGGCGTGGAAATTTCCGCGTAAGCGCAGGCGCTCCAACACCGACGCCGATCACGACACGCCCAACG GCGAGGGCAAAATAGTCAAGACGGAGGAGGCGAAGGCCGAGCCGGCGGACAGGCAGCAGCCCGTCAAGAAGTAG
- the LOC123706756 gene encoding zinc finger RNA-binding protein isoform X3 yields MMAANNYFGFTHGGTQYGAATAGAAYGGQTGYAVAPAATAATYGTQRAAATGYDTAYQAAAATQAAAHAHAHAAAAAASAYDASKSAYYQQAAAAYPTAAPQPQPAYDATAKPTYSTPATYAQGGGRAGGGAKAAYGGVYTATTAAATYPAQPYTAPAAQQAKPATNRGTSAYDTALYNAATMYVAQQNKTAANPGWKNYNKSGVGAGQPRRPKPPPKAQQLHYCDVCRISCAGPQTYKEHLEGQKHKKKEAAAKAGGGGGGGAGGRGSGGAALRCELCDVTCTGADAYAAHVRGIKHQKVVKLHTMLGKPIPSTEPTKLSSASNAIGGAAKIAFVARGGLSSVTVGAPADKAEERDEDDGEEVQPVGQDYIEEIRGDDGKPHSFNCKLCDCKFNDPNAKEMHMKGRRHRLQYKKKVQPDLEVKVKPSMHQRKLAEAKAQRMLVRDEMWARRRMHEGMEDEERAYWEGGAEAWWARGPLPPHMHHHHHGMGMGMGFASMGRRPETSDDRHVVARHAEIYPEEQELQQIQRVVSHTEKALKSLSDALADQALAKGSAKPSPKVEDKKDEKPEGKEDGRDNQLFSFMGEGEGGGGGESGAGPSSAPSRALKGVMRVGLLAKGLLLRGDRDVRLVVLCHDRPTVTLLKRVAADLPGHLQRVKTPGDEAKHKVELLPAEGAVQVSEGAVHVLVSLTSAVMREPAEGGDAKRDDKDVLPRQKCLDALAALRHAKWFQARAASLQSCVIIIRIMRDLCRRIPNWTPLNPYAMELLVSGVMQSAGTALSPGEALRRVMEAVAGGLLLEHGPGLRDPCEKELVDALGNLAPQQREDLTASAQQFLRQIAFRQIHKVLDMEPLPKVKAGGAGAGAGSAAWKFPRKRRRSNTDADHDTPNGEGKIVKTEEAKAEPADRQQPVKK; encoded by the exons ATGATGGCAGCAAATAACTATTTTGGGTTTACCCATGGAGGTACCCAATATGG CGCGGCAACGGCCGGTGCCGCTTACGGTGGACAAACTGGGTACGCCGTGGCGCCGGCTGCGACAGCCGCGACGTACGGAACTCAGCGTGCCGCAGCAACTGGCTACGACACGGCTTATCAGGCCGCAGCCGCCACTCAGG CAGCGGCTCACGCACACGCACACGCCGCTGCGGCCGCAGCTTCGGCGTACGACGCCAGCAAGAGCGCCTACTACCAGCAGGCGGCGGCCGCCTATCCCACGGCAGCGCCGCAGCCCCAGCCCGCTTACGACGCCACGGCCAAGCCTACATATTCTACTCCTGCTACTTACGCACAG GGCGGAGGACGCGCCGGCGGCGGCGCGAAGGCGGCTTACGGAGGCGTCTACACGGCCACCACGGCCGCCGCCACTTACCCTGCGCAGCCGTACACGGCGCCAGCTGCGCAGCAGGCCAAGC CGGCGACTAACAGGGGCACCTCTGCTTATGATACAGCGCTGTACAACGCGGCCACCATGTACGTCGCGCAGCAGAACAAGACGGCCGCCAACCC GGGTTGGAAGAACTACAACAAGAGCGGAGTGGGAGCGGGTCAGCCCAGACGGCCCAAGCCACCGCCGAAGGCGCAACAGCTGCACTACTGCGACGTGTGTAGGATCTCGTGTGCCGGACCGCAG ACGTACAAAGAGCACCTGGAAGGCCAGAAGCACAAGAAGAAGGAAGCGGCGGCGAAGGCCGGCGGCGGAGGCGGGGGCGGAGCCGGCGGCCGCGGTTCGGGCGGAGCGGCGCTGCGCTGCGAACTGTGCGACGTCACGTGCACGGGAGCGGACGCGTACGCCGCGCACGTGAGAGGCATCAAGCACCAGAAGGTGGTGAAACTGCACACTATGCTGGGCAAGCCCATTCCCTCCACCGAGCCGACCAAGCTCTCCTCGG CGAGCAACGCCATCGGCGGCGCGGCCAAGATCGCGTTCGTCGCTCGCGGCGGACTCAGCTCGGTGACGGTGGGTGCCCCCGCAGACAAGGCCGAGGAGCGCGACGAGGACGACGGCGAAGAGGTGCAGCCCGTGGGGCAGGACTACATCGAGGAGATCCGCGGGGACGACGGCAAGCCGCACAGCTTCAACTGCAAGCTCTGCGACTGCAAGTTCAACGACCCCAACGCCAAGGAGATGCACATGAAGGGCCGGCGCCACCGCCTGCAGTACAAGAAGAAG GTGCAACCGGACCTGGAGGTGAAGGTGAAGCCCTCGATGCACCAACGGAAGCTGGCCGAGGCCAAGGCCCAGCGTATGCTCGTCAGAGACGAAATGTGGGCCCGACGTCGGATGCACGAG GGCATGGAAGACGAGGAGCGCGCCTACTGGGAGGGCGGAGCCGAGGCGTGGTGGGCGCGAGGCCCGCTGCCGCCCCACATGCACCATCACCATCAC GGAATGGGCATGGGCATGGGTTTCGCGAGCATGGGCCGTCGCCCCGAGACCTCCGACGACCGCCACGTGGTCGCCCGCCACGCCGAGATCTATCCCGAGGAACAGGAGCTGCAGCAGATACAGCGGGTGGTGTCGCACACGGAGAAGGCGCTCAAGTCTCTCTCGGACGCCCTCGCCGACCAGGCGCTCGCGAAG GGTTCCGCCAAACCGTCTCCGAAAGTCGAGGACAAGAAGGATGAGAAACCTGAAGGAAAAGAAGACGGCCGCGACAATCAATT GTTCTCGTTCATGGGCGAAGGAGAAGGCGGCGGCGGCGGCGAGAGCGGCGCGGGCCCCTCGAGTGCGCCGAGTCGGGCCCTGAAGGGCGTGATGCGCGTGGGGCTGCTGGCCAAGGGCCTGCTGCTGCGGGGCGACAGGGACGTGCGCCTGGTGGTGCTCTGCCACGACAGGCCCACCGTCACTCTGCTCAAGCGCGTCGCCGCAGACCTGCCCGGGCACCTGCAGAGGGTCAAG ACGCCGGGCGACGAGGCCAAGCACAAGGTGGAGCTGCTGCCGGCCGAGGGCGCCGTGCAGGTGTCGGAGGGCGCCGTGCACGTGCTCGTGAGCCTGACGTCGGCCGTGATGCGGGAGCCCGCCG AGGGCGGCGACGCCAAGCGAGACGACAAGGACGTGCTCCCGCGCCAGAAGTGCTTGGATGCGTTGGCCGCCCTTCGGCACGCCAAGTGGTTCCAG GCTAGAGCGGCCAGTTTGCAGTCTTGCGTCATCATCATCCGCATCATGCGCGACCTCTGCCGCCGGATTCCCAACTGGACGCCGCTCAATCCCTAC GCGATGGAGCTGCTGGTGTCGGGCGTCATGCAGTCGGCGGGCACCGCGCTGTCCCCGGGGGAGGCGCTCCGTCGCGTCATGGAAGCCGTGGCCGGAGGCCTGCTGCTGGAACACGGGCCCGGTCTGAGAGATCCTTGCGAGAAGGAGCTCGTC GACGCCCTCGGTAACCTGGCGCCGCAGCAGCGCGAAGATTTGACGGCTTCCGCGCAGCAGTTCCTCAGGCAGATCGCCTTCAGACAGATACACAAG GTGCTGGACATGGAGCCGCTGCCCAAGGTGAAGGCGGGCGGAGCGGGCGCCGGCGCGGGGAGCGCGGCGTGGAAATTTCCGCGTAAGCGCAGGCGCTCCAACACCGACGCCGATCACGACACGCCCAACG GCGAGGGCAAAATAGTCAAGACGGAGGAGGCGAAGGCCGAGCCGGCGGACAGGCAGCAGCCCGTCAAGAAGTAG